A single window of Bacteroidia bacterium DNA harbors:
- the miaA gene encoding tRNA (adenosine(37)-N6)-dimethylallyltransferase MiaA — translation MAKYLICIVGPTAVGKTALSIELAQYYKTEILSFDSRQIYKELNIGTAKPTVQERKGIPHHFIDELSITQKFSAGEFQQQSTARLESLFQKYNVVIAVGGTGLYLKALLEGLDIFPQIDLQVRQTLQDRYQKEGLKNLVAELACLDPITYQNIDKHNPRRVLRALEVCLQTGKPYSSFLAKKNIKHNFKIIKIGLNLPRQELYTRINARVLRMIEKGLISEVQNLIDQNVDFSLNSLNTVGYKEIYAYLHQQYDLDTAIDLIQQNTRRYAKRQLTWFRADTQVQWFEPDQYQEILAFLNTYLQI, via the coding sequence ATGGCTAAGTATCTCATTTGTATAGTAGGTCCCACAGCGGTAGGTAAAACAGCGCTATCTATTGAGTTAGCACAATACTATAAAACTGAAATTCTTTCTTTTGACTCTCGCCAAATTTACAAAGAACTCAACATAGGTACAGCCAAGCCAACTGTACAAGAGCGCAAAGGAATCCCACATCATTTTATAGATGAACTTTCTATTACACAAAAATTTTCTGCGGGGGAATTTCAACAACAATCTACCGCACGATTAGAAAGTCTTTTTCAAAAATACAATGTTGTAATTGCAGTAGGAGGTACAGGCTTGTACCTTAAAGCGTTGTTAGAAGGTCTAGATATTTTTCCACAGATTGATCTGCAAGTGCGGCAAACTTTGCAGGATCGCTATCAAAAAGAAGGATTGAAAAATTTAGTTGCTGAATTAGCCTGTCTTGACCCCATCACCTACCAAAATATAGATAAGCACAATCCCCGGCGCGTGCTGCGTGCTTTAGAGGTATGTCTACAAACAGGTAAGCCCTACTCCTCATTTTTAGCAAAGAAAAACATTAAACACAATTTTAAGATTATCAAAATTGGTCTGAATCTCCCACGTCAGGAACTATATACACGTATCAACGCGCGTGTACTTAGAATGATAGAAAAAGGACTAATTAGCGAAGTACAAAACTTAATTGACCAAAATGTAGATTTTTCTCTCAATTCACTCAATACAGTGGGCTACAAAGAAATTTATGCTTACCTACATCAACAATATGATTTAGATACCGCTATTGACCTCATTCAGCAGAATACCCGCAGATATGCCAAAAGACAACTAACCTGGTTTAGAGCAGATACGCAAGTACAATGGTTTGAACCTGACCAATATCAAGAAATACTTGCTTTTTTGAACACGTATTTACAAATATAA
- the mtaB gene encoding tRNA (N(6)-L-threonylcarbamoyladenosine(37)-C(2))-methylthiotransferase MtaB yields MNKTVSYYTLGCKLNYSETSTISRMFAQAGFQKVDFESGADVYIINTCSVTEHADKKCRKVVQQALKFSPNAFIVVIGCYAQLKPEEIVQIPGVDVVLGAAEKFQLLDIIQNFEKRSKPEIHVSEIKQVKHFTDAYSIGDRTRSFLKIQDGCDYHCSFCTIPLARGASRSDTLENVLQNAKHILAQGVKEIVLTGVNIGDYGKNLPYSFLDLIQKIDELEGDFRVRISSIEPNLLSNKIIDFVAQSRHFMPHFHIPLQSGNNEILARMQRRYKRELYKDRVDYIKSIMPHACIGVDVIVGFPSETEAHFLDTYQFINELDVSYLHVFTYSERDNTKALSIKPVVPFAERKKRNRMLTILSEKKRRYFYEQNLKKTYRVLFEQELEGNHMVGFTENYIKVQMPYDPLMVNELVTVTLQSISPEGNVIGEVKDNVHVTHSVT; encoded by the coding sequence ATGAATAAAACAGTTAGCTACTATACTTTGGGATGCAAATTAAACTATTCAGAGACTTCTACCATAAGCCGAATGTTTGCCCAAGCAGGTTTTCAAAAGGTAGATTTTGAAAGCGGCGCAGATGTGTATATAATCAACACTTGCTCTGTAACCGAACACGCAGATAAAAAATGCCGTAAAGTCGTCCAACAAGCTTTAAAGTTTTCCCCAAATGCGTTCATCGTCGTCATAGGATGCTACGCGCAGCTCAAACCTGAAGAGATTGTTCAAATCCCTGGGGTAGATGTAGTTTTGGGCGCAGCAGAAAAATTCCAACTTTTAGACATTATCCAAAACTTCGAAAAACGGTCTAAACCCGAAATTCACGTATCTGAAATTAAGCAAGTAAAGCACTTTACAGATGCGTACTCTATTGGCGATAGAACTCGTTCTTTTCTCAAAATACAAGATGGATGTGATTATCATTGCAGCTTTTGTACTATCCCTTTGGCGAGGGGTGCAAGCCGCAGCGATACATTAGAAAATGTACTTCAAAATGCTAAGCATATCCTTGCACAAGGCGTAAAAGAAATTGTACTTACAGGAGTAAATATCGGAGATTATGGTAAAAACTTACCTTACTCTTTTTTGGACCTTATCCAAAAAATAGATGAGTTAGAGGGGGATTTTAGAGTACGTATCTCTTCAATTGAACCTAACCTATTGAGCAATAAGATTATTGACTTTGTAGCCCAAAGTCGGCACTTCATGCCGCATTTTCATATTCCTTTGCAAAGTGGTAATAATGAAATTTTAGCTCGCATGCAACGCAGATACAAAAGAGAACTTTACAAGGATCGTGTAGATTACATTAAGTCTATTATGCCCCATGCTTGCATAGGCGTTGATGTGATTGTGGGCTTTCCTAGTGAAACTGAAGCCCATTTCTTGGATACTTATCAATTTATCAATGAGTTAGATGTGAGCTATTTACATGTTTTTACTTACTCCGAACGAGATAATACAAAAGCCCTTTCTATTAAACCCGTAGTCCCTTTTGCAGAACGTAAAAAACGTAATCGTATGCTCACCATCTTATCTGAAAAAAAACGGCGATATTTTTACGAACAAAACTTAAAAAAAACTTATCGTGTCCTTTTTGAGCAAGAATTAGAAGGTAACCACATGGTAGGCTTTACTGAAAATTACATTAAAGTGCAAATGCCCTATGACCCTTTAATGGTCAATGAATTAGTAACTGTAACCTTACAGAGCATCAGCCCCGAAGGAAATGTAATAGGTGAAGTAAAAGACAACGTACACGTAACCCATTCTGTAACATAG
- a CDS encoding PorV/PorQ family protein: MKVRLILLVWIVFVLNISAQILPPLGKQRAGTAGMQFLKIAVDPRSAGMGESFIAVVNDASALYWNPAGMSISDSQKIHLQGAYTRYFADISINYAAGFIKLKNEHYLGISLTHLNSGEMDVTTEFQPFGTGQKFSATNTAIGLSYAKKLTDNFAFGLTSKYANENIFGLRTNTLLFDLGFYYDIGYHNLRFAVTMTNFGFNVKPKGQLEVIRLSGTQNVNNFEQVTVPSMFKVGLAWDAVKNDRHLLTLSGQLNHPTDNKETFNIGAEYSWNRLIYLRTGYQIGADESNIPAFGFGLKFTHRLGALRIDYAFTNKTRLGFTHKFGIGISF, from the coding sequence GTGAAAGTGCGTTTAATCCTCTTAGTTTGGATAGTCTTTGTTTTGAATATATCCGCCCAAATATTACCTCCTCTAGGAAAACAAAGAGCAGGTACAGCAGGTATGCAGTTTCTAAAAATTGCCGTTGATCCTCGCAGTGCAGGAATGGGCGAAAGCTTCATTGCCGTAGTCAATGACGCTTCTGCTTTATACTGGAATCCCGCAGGAATGAGCATTTCAGATAGCCAAAAAATTCATTTACAAGGTGCTTATACCCGATATTTTGCGGATATTAGCATAAACTACGCAGCAGGGTTTATTAAACTCAAAAATGAACATTATCTCGGTATTAGCTTAACTCACTTGAATTCAGGCGAAATGGATGTAACTACGGAATTCCAACCTTTTGGTACAGGACAAAAATTTAGCGCTACTAACACTGCCATCGGACTTTCTTACGCTAAAAAACTGACAGATAATTTTGCCTTCGGCTTGACCTCTAAATACGCTAACGAAAATATTTTTGGACTACGAACAAATACACTGCTGTTTGATTTAGGTTTTTACTATGATATTGGCTATCACAACCTTCGTTTTGCGGTTACAATGACAAATTTTGGCTTCAATGTAAAGCCCAAAGGGCAATTAGAAGTAATCAGACTTTCAGGTACTCAAAATGTAAATAACTTTGAGCAAGTTACCGTACCTTCTATGTTTAAGGTAGGCTTAGCTTGGGATGCTGTTAAAAATGACCGTCATTTGCTCACTTTGTCAGGGCAGCTAAACCATCCCACAGATAACAAAGAAACTTTTAATATTGGGGCTGAATACAGCTGGAATAGGCTGATTTATTTAAGAACAGGCTATCAAATTGGAGCAGATGAGAGCAATATTCCTGCATTCGGATTCGGCTTAAAATTTACGCACCGCTTAGGCGCATTGAGAATAGACTATGCTTTTACTAACAAGACTCGTTTAGGCTTTACACACAAGTTTGGAATTGGAATCAGTTTTTAA
- a CDS encoding flippase-like domain-containing protein produces the protein MSLSVKKVVQYATGLSIAVVMLLLAFKDIEWKEIKNGFASANYFWIGISMLVGIAEKFIRASRWSMLLHASGYSAKLISTFCGVAIGYLANMVLPRMGEITRCAVVHKADNIPIAQILGTVVLERIVDVITLLLVIALALGLEYDVFYQWLVQTFGFSTEQFSKLVLFLSLIGILSLILFVLALKNWQKLDPKYKWMIKIKGFIQGLVEGLISIRKVKNIPLFLIYTVSIWMCYTLTTYCIFLALKSTAHLGIVPALVVTLVGAVGMAAPVQGGIGIYHYIVSQSMLAYHISAEQSLISATLNHTAQAILVIVAGFICTIIAVKILYDNK, from the coding sequence ATGTCCCTTTCCGTCAAAAAAGTAGTTCAGTACGCCACAGGTTTGAGTATAGCTGTAGTAATGCTACTTTTAGCTTTTAAGGATATAGAATGGAAAGAAATAAAGAACGGATTTGCATCTGCAAATTATTTTTGGATAGGGATAAGCATGTTAGTAGGTATAGCAGAGAAATTTATTAGGGCATCTCGGTGGAGTATGTTATTACATGCATCGGGGTATTCTGCTAAGCTCATAAGTACATTTTGTGGAGTAGCTATAGGTTATTTAGCAAATATGGTTTTACCGCGCATGGGAGAGATAACTCGCTGTGCAGTAGTACATAAAGCTGATAATATACCGATAGCCCAAATACTTGGAACAGTGGTATTGGAAAGAATCGTGGATGTAATTACTTTGCTGCTGGTAATTGCATTAGCATTAGGATTAGAATACGATGTTTTTTATCAATGGTTAGTGCAGACCTTTGGATTTTCTACTGAACAATTTTCCAAACTTGTACTTTTTTTGAGTTTAATAGGCATTTTAAGTTTGATTTTGTTTGTACTTGCACTTAAAAATTGGCAAAAGCTTGACCCTAAGTACAAATGGATGATTAAAATAAAGGGATTTATTCAGGGCTTAGTAGAAGGGCTAATCAGTATTCGCAAAGTAAAAAACATTCCATTGTTTTTAATTTATACTGTAAGTATTTGGATGTGTTACACTTTAACTACGTATTGCATCTTTTTAGCTTTGAAAAGCACAGCGCACTTAGGAATCGTACCTGCTTTAGTGGTTACTCTAGTAGGTGCGGTAGGTATGGCAGCACCTGTGCAAGGTGGAATAGGCATATATCATTACATAGTTAGCCAATCTATGCTGGCTTACCATATAAGTGCTGAACAGAGCTTAATTTCAGCTACTCTCAATCACACGGCACAAGCTATATTAGTAATTGTAGCAGGATTCATTTGTACGATTATTGCCGTTAAAATACTGTATGACAACAAGTAA
- a CDS encoding OmpA family protein encodes MKLFVLFLVLFVPICSGLGQSAEAKKDFHKYMKQGELAYYNDLFDEAAHYFELAAAINPNSFEANFMAGLSHERGVRPQECLKYFEQAYKLKPEGEDELIYLLGRGMHLNNRFDEAIKYYKQALNNKKVHNAYNARIKDKERYIGPERIQLLIKQCENGKKLVLNPLDVEIKNLGPNINGKFPDYVPALTADERRIFFTTRREGEKDPYTGHYYEEIFYADKDPKTGEWKPAKNIGKTINAGHKNESAVSVSLDGSTLYIYDERDLYYCTLKGNEWSKPEPLKEINTKHWETHCAISADGTELFFTSDRPGGYGGLDIYVAKKQPDGKWGQIQNLGPNINTEFDEEAPFIHYDGVTLYFSSRGHNSMGGYDIFYATRNPDGSWNKPVNIGYPINTASDDVYFVINFDRKRAYYSSARGDDSYGDKDIYMIIMPEPKDLVTVENKPEEKQPEKKPEPIITVTRVYGTVTDERTGQPLEADVTIVDNETGNIVFKSKTNSATGYYVVTLPSGKNYGFRVEKPGYTFYSENFDLPMGTESRDYEKNAKIKGFSEGTRIIMRNIFYDYNKATLRPQSKAELDRVAAMLNECPKMRVQINAHTDSDGTEEYNLDLSQRRAQSVVDYLVKVKGIDPKRLSAKGFGESQPVDTNETDEGKQNNRRTELEIIGGTEDCVFSTK; translated from the coding sequence ATGAAACTTTTTGTATTGTTTTTGGTACTGTTTGTACCGATTTGTAGCGGTTTAGGTCAAAGTGCAGAAGCTAAAAAAGACTTTCATAAATACATGAAACAAGGTGAGCTAGCTTATTACAATGACTTATTTGATGAAGCAGCACACTACTTTGAATTAGCTGCGGCTATAAATCCAAACTCTTTTGAAGCTAATTTTATGGCAGGACTTAGCCATGAGCGGGGAGTAAGACCTCAAGAATGCTTAAAATACTTTGAACAAGCCTACAAACTTAAACCTGAAGGTGAAGATGAACTGATATACCTTTTAGGTAGGGGCATGCATCTCAATAACCGCTTTGATGAAGCAATTAAATACTACAAACAAGCTTTGAATAATAAAAAAGTTCATAACGCCTACAATGCCCGCATAAAAGATAAAGAACGGTATATAGGTCCTGAGCGAATTCAATTACTTATCAAGCAATGTGAAAACGGAAAGAAATTGGTTTTGAATCCTTTAGATGTAGAAATAAAGAATCTTGGACCAAACATCAATGGAAAATTTCCTGATTATGTTCCTGCTTTAACGGCTGACGAACGACGAATATTCTTTACCACTCGCCGAGAGGGTGAAAAGGACCCTTACACAGGGCATTACTATGAAGAAATTTTCTATGCAGACAAAGATCCTAAAACAGGGGAATGGAAACCCGCTAAAAATATAGGAAAAACAATCAATGCTGGGCACAAAAATGAATCCGCAGTAAGTGTTTCTCTAGATGGTAGTACACTTTACATTTATGATGAAAGAGACTTATATTACTGCACTTTGAAAGGCAATGAGTGGTCTAAACCCGAACCTTTGAAAGAAATTAACACTAAACATTGGGAAACCCATTGTGCAATTTCAGCAGATGGTACAGAGCTATTTTTCACTTCTGATAGACCTGGTGGATATGGGGGATTGGATATATACGTAGCTAAAAAACAACCTGACGGCAAGTGGGGACAAATTCAGAACTTAGGACCTAATATCAATACAGAATTCGATGAAGAGGCCCCCTTCATCCACTACGATGGTGTAACCCTATATTTTAGTTCAAGGGGACATAACAGCATGGGTGGATACGATATATTCTACGCCACTCGCAACCCTGATGGTTCTTGGAACAAACCTGTGAACATAGGTTACCCTATCAATACCGCTTCTGATGATGTTTACTTTGTAATAAACTTTGATAGAAAAAGAGCATACTACTCTTCTGCTAGAGGTGATGATAGTTATGGCGATAAAGACATTTACATGATTATTATGCCTGAACCCAAAGACTTAGTTACCGTAGAAAATAAACCTGAAGAGAAGCAGCCTGAAAAAAAACCTGAACCTATAATTACAGTTACACGTGTCTATGGTACTGTAACTGATGAACGCACAGGTCAGCCATTAGAAGCAGATGTAACTATCGTTGATAACGAAACAGGAAACATAGTATTTAAAAGTAAAACAAATTCTGCTACTGGATATTACGTAGTAACCTTGCCTTCAGGTAAAAATTATGGCTTTAGAGTAGAAAAGCCTGGCTATACTTTCTATTCTGAAAATTTTGACCTTCCAATGGGAACAGAATCTCGGGACTATGAGAAAAATGCCAAGATAAAAGGCTTCTCGGAGGGAACTAGGATAATCATGCGAAACATATTTTATGACTATAACAAAGCAACCCTTCGCCCACAGTCCAAAGCAGAACTTGACCGTGTAGCAGCAATGCTAAACGAGTGTCCAAAAATGAGAGTCCAAATCAATGCGCATACTGATTCTGATGGAACTGAAGAGTATAATTTAGATTTGTCCCAAAGACGCGCCCAATCTGTAGTAGATTACTTGGTCAAAGTAAAAGGTATTGATCCTAAACGACTATCTGCCAAAGGTTTTGGAGAGTCCCAGCCTGTAGATACAAACGAAACGGATGAAGGAAAACAAAATAATCGCCGTACTGAACTAGAAATAATAGGAGGTACTGAAGACTGTGTATTTTCCACTAAATAA
- a CDS encoding OmpA family protein: protein MAKNSLLVFGILLWLFHANTSTSVAQDAMNGPYSEEDGYWQEKYVRKSHTSEAEWMIRLGDIDNFGFGFSKGFNPFSGDTTAFHPPLSVFTPNEPQGLDMIMLPTSFRKFNQPCTYDIYSSYFGFLKNNYKKVNFPIKIPLNLPSTMPIQSIKLMIFIDDIQSKVSCSKFDVWLNGKPADFIAEHLKQLNLQQQGKLLTFDVPQTYFDLFKKDTLELIIDDVTTGAGDGFAIDFVKILINPRIQVLGQISGYVTEKKTGRPIHKAILKNQNNIQTETTPQGKYTLSGLPIGINTITVSAQNYGTEIFTVDITPSPKQINFELSCKTLINTVFPEIQNMTIGTKIIIKDAYFDPNSARLKKEAYPELEKLVQLMKMNPTLKICINGHTDSGIPGTREEQLLHLSEGRAKSVMHFLISRGISSHRISYKGYGSSRPIVDNNTPENQAKNRRVEFEIVDF, encoded by the coding sequence ATGGCAAAAAACTCACTTTTAGTTTTTGGGATACTCTTATGGCTTTTCCACGCTAACACAAGTACAAGTGTGGCACAAGATGCAATGAATGGTCCTTATTCAGAGGAAGACGGCTATTGGCAAGAAAAGTATGTCCGAAAATCTCACACCTCAGAAGCAGAGTGGATGATTCGTTTAGGGGATATTGATAACTTCGGTTTTGGATTTAGTAAAGGTTTCAATCCCTTTTCAGGCGATACTACCGCTTTTCATCCCCCTCTATCTGTCTTTACGCCTAATGAACCGCAAGGTCTAGATATGATTATGTTACCTACCAGCTTCCGCAAATTTAATCAGCCCTGCACTTACGATATATACAGCAGCTACTTTGGCTTTCTCAAAAACAACTACAAAAAAGTCAACTTTCCTATTAAAATACCGCTCAATTTACCCTCCACTATGCCTATACAAAGCATTAAGCTCATGATTTTTATAGATGACATTCAAAGTAAAGTATCTTGCAGTAAGTTTGATGTTTGGCTAAACGGCAAACCCGCCGACTTCATAGCCGAGCATCTAAAACAGTTGAACTTACAGCAACAAGGCAAACTACTAACTTTTGATGTCCCTCAAACTTATTTCGATCTGTTCAAAAAAGACACTTTAGAACTTATCATTGATGATGTTACCACAGGTGCAGGCGATGGTTTTGCTATTGACTTCGTAAAAATTTTAATCAATCCTCGTATCCAAGTTTTGGGACAAATTTCAGGCTATGTTACCGAAAAAAAAACGGGACGACCTATTCACAAAGCCATTCTTAAAAATCAAAATAACATACAAACAGAAACTACTCCGCAAGGAAAATATACCTTATCAGGTCTGCCGATAGGAATAAATACTATTACAGTGTCTGCTCAAAACTATGGTACAGAAATTTTTACCGTAGATATTACGCCCTCGCCAAAACAAATCAATTTTGAACTCTCATGCAAAACTTTGATAAACACAGTCTTTCCTGAAATACAGAATATGACCATTGGCACTAAAATTATTATTAAAGACGCATACTTTGACCCAAATTCAGCACGTTTGAAAAAAGAAGCTTATCCTGAATTAGAAAAATTAGTACAGCTGATGAAAATGAACCCTACCTTAAAAATATGCATCAATGGGCATACAGATAGTGGAATCCCAGGTACACGAGAAGAGCAACTTTTGCATCTGTCCGAAGGTAGGGCTAAATCAGTAATGCACTTTCTTATTTCAAGAGGCATATCCTCTCACCGAATTTCATATAAAGGTTATGGTTCAAGCAGACCTATTGTAGATAATAACACTCCTGAAAACCAGGCTAAAAACCGTAGAGTAGAGTTTGAAATTGTAGATTTTTAG
- a CDS encoding YbjN domain-containing protein, with translation MSNLESYIPIIEQAIASFGIDVSACRTETPTVWQLKRGSAEITLLLNTNQENRIIFAVVSTIMKLPEQNREQLLLELLSINHSLVGTYFTVYNNSVICLASTRYAEGLNPQEVAQMIEAQSRTADIVDDMLITKYGSKP, from the coding sequence ATGAGCAACTTAGAGTCATACATTCCCATAATAGAGCAGGCTATCGCATCTTTTGGGATAGATGTATCCGCTTGTCGTACCGAAACTCCCACAGTTTGGCAGTTAAAAAGAGGTTCGGCAGAAATAACTTTACTACTCAATACCAATCAAGAAAATCGAATCATTTTTGCCGTAGTTTCCACTATCATGAAGCTTCCAGAACAAAATAGAGAGCAGCTACTCTTGGAACTATTGTCCATCAATCATAGCTTAGTTGGAACATATTTTACTGTGTATAATAATTCAGTGATTTGCTTAGCCAGCACCCGTTATGCAGAAGGACTAAACCCTCAAGAAGTAGCTCAAATGATAGAAGCACAAAGCCGTACTGCTGACATTGTAGATGACATGCTGATTACTAAATATGGTAGCAAACCATAA
- a CDS encoding aspartate 1-decarboxylase — protein MVIEVLKSKIHRVRVTQAELNYVGSITIDKDLLDAANMIEYEKVTVLNVNNGERFETYVIEGERGSGIICLNGPAARKVQVGDIVIVVSYCQMEFEKAKTFKPWIIFPDENNRLPKK, from the coding sequence ATGGTCATTGAGGTCTTGAAGTCTAAGATACACAGAGTAAGAGTTACACAAGCTGAACTCAACTATGTGGGAAGTATCACCATAGATAAAGACTTGCTAGACGCTGCCAACATGATAGAATACGAAAAAGTTACTGTATTAAACGTAAACAATGGCGAACGATTTGAAACCTATGTTATTGAAGGGGAAAGAGGTTCAGGAATAATATGCCTCAATGGACCTGCTGCAAGAAAGGTACAGGTAGGGGACATTGTTATTGTAGTCTCATACTGTCAAATGGAGTTTGAAAAAGCAAAAACCTTCAAACCTTGGATAATATTCCCCGATGAAAATAATAGGCTACCTAAAAAGTAA